One Castanea sativa cultivar Marrone di Chiusa Pesio chromosome 4, ASM4071231v1 DNA window includes the following coding sequences:
- the LOC142632253 gene encoding inactive protein RESTRICTED TEV MOVEMENT 2-like — METKNGAHVKRVYEDFEPYCRWYVDEERNILEVHLQDFQKEQLKAQLANIEVLRIFGERPLDETRWSRFQKEIKVAKNCITSAIHAKFGNGVLSVTMPKKVPSVAQQEQQLPQAKESQEIGKPKTEVKEKENKEAEKPTVYEREGTGLKAPENATLDGTSNKFISISKLKLGNNMAVKVLAVAVVVALGAYVTYKYI, encoded by the exons ATGGAAACTAAAAATGGTGCTCATGTTAAGCGCGTATATGAGGATTTTGAACCCTACTGCAGATGGTATGTAGACGAGGAACGTAACATTCTTGAAGTCCATCTACAGG ATTTCCAAAAGGAGCAACTAAAGGCTCAATTAGCCAACATTGAGGTCCTAAGAATCTTTGGAGAACGTCCTCTGGATGAAACTAGATGGAGCCGCttccaaaaagaaatcaaagtagcaaagaattgtATTACAAGTGCTATTCACGCAAAGTTCGGTAACGGCGTTCTTTCTGTAACAATGCCTAAGAAAGTTCCTTCTGTTGCCCAACAAGAACAGCAGCTTCCACAAGCTAAAGAATCTCAAGAGATTGGAAAGCCAAAAACAGaagtcaaagaaaaagaaaataaagaggcTGAAAAACCTACAGTATACGAAAGGGAAGGCACCGGGCTCAAGGCTCCAGAAAATGCTACATTGGATGGAACCAGCAataaatttatatcaatttcAAAGCTAAAACTGGGGAACAACATGGCCGTGAAAGTCTTGGCGGTTGCAGTGGTGGTGGCTCTTGGAGCCTATGTAACTTACAAGTATATATAA